A window of Candidatus Nitrospira allomarina genomic DNA:
GCCAGGTAACCGCCCCTCTGCAAAAAACCGTCGTGGCGGTCGTCTCCGCGCGAGGACGAGCCTTGCTTTGTCAGGCCGAAGAAGTAGCGCAATTGGCCGGACCCGGCCGGGGAGTCATCGTCTTGAAATTAGACCAAAACGATACCGTGGTTGGATTTAAATTATTGTCTTCAAAAGAGGAAGAGCTCGTGCTTGCCAAAGAAGACGGTGGCACTCTTTCCGTCTCCCTTCGAAAGTACCAGGTGGTTGGACGTGGAGGGAAAGGACATCCATTGCTTAAGCGGGGTCGTCTGACCGGCATGATGCCAACTGAATTGACCATGCCGATCTTCCAATCAGAAGTTACCCCTTAACTTCCTGGCGCACGATACAATGAACAGGTTGACCTTTTGTGGCTGTTAGATATTTTAACTATTTGGGAATTCCATAAACATATGAATGACCGAAACTAATCTAAAGATTATGATGGAGTGTTCAAAAAGGCGCGTCCAGCAAGGCCGCAGCCGCTTAGATGGGCGGAGCGTACGGAGGAGTACGTGAGCCCGGCAAAGGGGCGAGAACGCATTGCCGTCCCATCCTGAAAGGTGGCCCATTTGTTTTCAACACTCCACTTTTTCATTCTCATTCACTCACAAGGATCCACTCATGGGTAAAACATATGATGCCAGTGACATCGTGGTGCTGGAGGGTATTGAGCCCGTCCGACGCCGCCCTGCGATGTATATCGGAGGAACCGATAAGACGGGCCTGCACCACTTAGTCTGGGAAATTCTGGATAACGCGATCGATGAGGTCATTAATGGCTACGCCTCTCACATCATCGTGGAACTGGATAAATCGCGTGAAGGTCTCCGCATCACGGACAACGGTCGTGGCATTCCGGTGGATAAACATCCCAAACACAAAAAGTCGGCATTAGAAATTATTATGACCACCTTACATGCCGGAGGAAAGTTTGATACGGGAAGCTACATCCATTCAGGCGGATTGCATGGAGTCGGCGCCTCGGTGGTAAATGCCCTGTCCCGTCACCTGGAAGTTCAGGTGAAACGTGACGGCAAAGAGTGGGAACAGACCTATCAGGCCGGGGTACCTCAAGGTCCCGTCAAAGCCTTGGGCAATGCACGAGGAACCGGGACTTCGGTCTATTTTCGTCCCGACCCCAAAATATTCGGCAAAACCATTCAATTCGATCCCGCGGTGTTACAGGACACGCTGGATGCGAAGGCCTATCTGCACAAGGGGCTCAAGCTGACCTTTAAAGATGGGACCACTGGAGAAACCCACCTGTTTCATCACGAACAGGGCATTCAGGAATACTTGCGCAAATTAGTGGCGGATCGCGGTCGAAAAACGACCGTCGATTTCGTCTTTTACCTGGAACGCCAATTTAAAAATGGCGCATCAGGCCCTGAAGGAGGGGCCCAAGCGCTGAAGATGGAAGTCGCCTTGCAATGGACTGATGAACCCGCCGAATTCGTCAAAAGTTATGTCAATGGGGTGGCCACTCCGAATGGGGGCACGCATGAAATGGGATTACGTGGCGGCATTGTGAAAGCTGCCCGCAATTACATCGACACCCACAATCTCACGCCCAAAGGCCTCTCCCTTCAAGCCGAAGATATTCGCGAGGGCATGGCGGCCGTACTGAGCGTCCTCGTCCTCCACCCGCAGTTTCAGGGGCAAACGAAGGAGCGGCTCAATAATCCGGAAGTGCAGGCACAAGTGGATAATCTGGTCCGGCCGGCACTTGAAACTTATCTGAACGAAAACCAAAGCATTGCGGAAACCCTCGTGGGTCGCATGATCCTGGCCGCACGAGCCCGCGAAGCCTCTCGTGAAGCCTCCAAAGCCGTGATGCGGAAGTCGGCCGTGAGCCATCGCCTCAACCTGCCGGGAAAACTGGCCGACTGCCAGAGCACGGATCCAACCATCAGCGAACTGTTTATCGTCGAGGGGGACTCTGCGGGCGGGACGGCCAAACAAGGCCGTGACTTAAAAAATCAGGCGATTCTTCCCATACGGGGCAAAGTGCTAAACACGGAAGAACTCACACTTGCCAAAGTGGTTGAGAACAAAGAGCTGGCGGATGTCGTCAAAGTCTTGGGCTGTGGAGTCGGGAAAGACTTTGATCTCAAGAAACTCCGGTATCATAAAATTATCCTGTTGATGGATGCGGATATTGACGGCTATCACATCAGTACACTGTTGCTAACGTTTTTTTTCCGGCACATGCCTGATCTGATAAGACAAGGCCACGTTTACATTGCCCAACCGCCACTCTACCGAATTGAAATCGGAAAGGAAGTCCACTGGGCCGGCACCGACGAGGAAAAAGAACGGATTGTGGCAGGGGCCCGCAGCAATGCCAATCCCACCATCAGCCGCTTCAAAGGCTTGGGGGAAATGTTTCCTCAACAGCTCAAAGTCACCACCTTACACCCCGCCACTCGTCGCTTACTCAAAGTCGAATTGCTCGATGAACTGCAAACCGACCGGACGTTCCAGGATTTGATGGGTAAACGCACCGAAGCTCGGTATGAATTTTTGATGGCCAATGCCGGGCTGGCGGACAACCTCGACGTGTAACAACCCGTCAGCTGTAAATAAAAGCGGTGGGACATCGACTCATCGAGGTAAGGAAGACATATTGTTTCACTCACCTCTCACGGTGTTACACTTGTCCATATGAACACCCACATGTCCAAGCAGGAATCGAAAACAGCCCTTGACCACGTCAAACAATATCACGAGCAGACTAAGCATGAGTTCAACCGGTACGCCCGGTCGC
This region includes:
- a CDS encoding DNA gyrase/topoisomerase IV subunit B, with the translated sequence MGKTYDASDIVVLEGIEPVRRRPAMYIGGTDKTGLHHLVWEILDNAIDEVINGYASHIIVELDKSREGLRITDNGRGIPVDKHPKHKKSALEIIMTTLHAGGKFDTGSYIHSGGLHGVGASVVNALSRHLEVQVKRDGKEWEQTYQAGVPQGPVKALGNARGTGTSVYFRPDPKIFGKTIQFDPAVLQDTLDAKAYLHKGLKLTFKDGTTGETHLFHHEQGIQEYLRKLVADRGRKTTVDFVFYLERQFKNGASGPEGGAQALKMEVALQWTDEPAEFVKSYVNGVATPNGGTHEMGLRGGIVKAARNYIDTHNLTPKGLSLQAEDIREGMAAVLSVLVLHPQFQGQTKERLNNPEVQAQVDNLVRPALETYLNENQSIAETLVGRMILAARAREASREASKAVMRKSAVSHRLNLPGKLADCQSTDPTISELFIVEGDSAGGTAKQGRDLKNQAILPIRGKVLNTEELTLAKVVENKELADVVKVLGCGVGKDFDLKKLRYHKIILLMDADIDGYHISTLLLTFFFRHMPDLIRQGHVYIAQPPLYRIEIGKEVHWAGTDEEKERIVAGARSNANPTISRFKGLGEMFPQQLKVTTLHPATRRLLKVELLDELQTDRTFQDLMGKRTEARYEFLMANAGLADNLDV